Proteins encoded together in one Lathyrus oleraceus cultivar Zhongwan6 chromosome 5, CAAS_Psat_ZW6_1.0, whole genome shotgun sequence window:
- the LOC127080872 gene encoding transcription factor PRE3: MSSRRSRSRQTTSSRNITDDQIHDLVSKLQQLLPEIRNRTSDKASASRVLQETCNYIRNLHREVDDLSERLSELLATTDTAQAAIIRNLLMQ; this comes from the exons ATGTCTAGCAGGAGGTCACGGTCTAGGCAAACAACTAGTTCAAGGAATATCACCGACGATCAGATCCACGATCTTGTCTCCAAGTTGCAGCAGCTTCTTCCTGAGATTCGTAATAGGACCTCTGACAAG GCTTCAGCTTCGAGGGTGTTGCAGGAGACATGCAACTATATTAGAAATTTGCACAGAGAGGTCGACGACCTTAGCGAACGTTTATCTGAGCTACTGGCTACAACAGATACAGCACAAGCAGCCATCATTAGAAATTTACTTATGCAATAG